In Desulfobacter hydrogenophilus, the genomic stretch GCCCCTGGAAGTGGTGCCGGTGACCCATCCCCTGCTCAACCCCGTGGACCTTTTTCATACCAAGGATTTTGGCGACTACCTTATGGTCCGGGCCGCCAACATGAAAATTACCATTGAAAAGAAAACAAAATGCATCGTTAATATTTCAGGCGGCGGGTGCCCGGATGTCCCCTACCTTGCGTGTGAAATGGTGGGCAGACACCTGAATGAGGCCCCAAGACCCGGCAAAATAGGGCATACACTTTGCGGGTATGCCCTGGAGCTGGCCCATCAGGAGATGATCCGCCAATGCTCCTGATCGTCGGTACAGTGCCGGATGAGACCTTCCCTTTGACCATTGGGCCACCGGCCCTGGAAGGCGCCGATATGATCATCAACGGCATTCGTGTGCCTGTGAACCGGGGGACCCCGGCCCTGGTCGGTGCAGTACTGGCCGCCTGTCAAGTGCTTGGGCAGATACCGGTTACAACCGCTTTAGTCGGTGACATCGGCACCGGAAAGGGCAGCCGAAAACTTTATGAACACCTGTCCCGGGAGTTGTCGGGTATAGCGCCAACCACCCTGGCGTTTCACTATCTTCAGCCCGACGTAGACTGGCACAACAAAATTCTTTTCGCCGCAGAAGAGATGAAAAAAAGGCCTGTTCTTATCGCGGATGCCGGTTTCATGTACGCCGCCAAGATGAGCGGCCAGGCCCCAAACTATGACCTTTTTACCCCGGATGTGGGGGAACTGTCCTTTCTGGCTGACGAAACTGCTCCCCATCCTTTTTACACCAGAGGCTTTATTCTGCACCAGGACAACCAGGTGCCGGATCTTATTGCCCGGGCCTATGAATACAAAAACGGGGCCCGTCATCTTCTGGTCAAGGGCAGTGTGGATTATGTGGTGGCTGACGGTGAAATTACAGGCCGAATCAGCAATCCTGCGGCCGAAGCCATGGAGGCCATGGGCGGCACCGGAGACACCCTGACCGGGCTTGCCTGCGCTTTGATCGAATCCGGTAAAAGCATCCCGGAAGCCTGCCGCATTGCAGCCCGTGTCAATCGAATGGCCGGGGTCTATGCCAACCCGACACCCGCCTCACAGGTGATGGACATTATTCTGCAGATCCCCAAAGCTTTGGCCCGGGTTCTGGAAGATCCAAACACGGATGTTCGTTTAGATACTAAGGAATGAGTCCGAAAGAACTTAACCTGGGAGCGCGGGCGTCTCGCCGGCATATTTACAATACTTGCGGGCGGGACGCCCGCGCTTCCGGATATAGCAAAATGGGCAAATTATTTAAGGCTCGGGATTAGAATAAAGAGAGTGAAAAAAATGACGGATAAATCAGAAAATAGCTCTTCGACCGGCGCAATTGAGCCCGGCATGACAGTGCTGGATATTGTTTCAACATACAGTGCCACCCAGGAAGTCTTTAAACGCTGGGATGACAAGGCAGGGGAGTGCATCTGCTGCAATGCGCTTTTTGAGCCCCTTGAAACGGTTTCCGAAAAATACAACCTGGATCTGTCTGCCCTGGTTCAAGAGTTAAAAAAGGCAGCCGACAATTGCAGGAATAGAATTAATCCATGAAATCTAAAACAGATTAAATACCAAGACCCTTAAAGGTTATTCAGACTCATTTGGTGGGATGAGAAAAGTTTTCAGACTGTCCATATACTGATCAAACCCCTTGATAAAAATATCATTGTGATTGGCACCAGGGATCATCAAAAGGTCTTTGTCGGCAGAAGGGCAAAGATTGTAAAGCGCTTCGCCTTGTGAAAAGTCAATAATATGGTCAAACTGGGCATGGATAATTAAAAGGGGTTTGTTCCAATGCCTGATTTTATCGGCATTGCCGAATCCTTGTGTTTCCTGAAAACCGATCATGTCAGGATCAAGCCCGAGAGTTTTTAAAAGCGGTGCTGCATGGGCAAATCCGCTTTCGATGATCAGCCTGTCAATGCTATCTTGGCGGGTGGCTGCCAGTTCCAGAGCCGATGCACTGCCAAGGGAGCGGCCCATAACTGTAACTCGATGATCCAGTTTTTTTGAGGGAAGAACAGGTAATCAGTATTGAAAAATGCAAAGGCTGGTCAAGTCGATGCTATAATACCAATTTTCCAAACTGATATCTCACTCATCGGTTGGCCAGCCTTCAATGAGCAGAGTAAAATAAATGTTATTTGAATACAATAGTTCAATTGCAGTATAACACCTCATTTATGAAAATAAGGAATGAGGCGGATGTGTTAATAAATAAGCTGTTGCCGTTTGTTGAAAAGTATACTGATTCACTGAATACTGAATTAACACAGTCATCCCCAGGAATGACCTTAAGCAAATCACAAAAATTCTGGCTGGGTTTCTGCATCACTGGAATCATCTTGACCAGCAGCATCAATTGGGCTGCTTTTTCACGTATCAGTGTGGGATTGTATAAAACTACAGCTCTTTCCTGGATGTTTCGCCATTCTAAAATTGCTTGGGAGCATCTGTTTCATCTCAGCCTTAAAATTATTTTCAAAGTATATGGCATTACCAAAGGTGTTGTCAGTATTGATGATTCCGATAAAAAGCGTAGTAAATGCACAACAAAAATTTTTGGAGTCCACAAAATAAAAGACAAATCAACGGGTGGTTTTTGCATGGGGCAAGGCTTAGTATTTTTGGTGTTGATAACACCAAAACTCAGCTTTCCAATTGGCTACGCCTTTCATATTCCTGATCCAAAAATCAGCGAATGGACCAAGGAGGATAAAAGATTAAAAAAGGCTGGCGTACCAAAATCAGAACGCCCAAAAAAACCGGTGCGCTCAGAAGAATATCCTACCATTCCAATGATTGCCAAGGCTCTTTTAAAAATATTTGTAGAGAAACACCCGGAAATAAAAATAGAAGCGATTGTTGCAGATGCCTTATATGGGAATGCTGAGTTCATGGATGAAGCGTCTAAAATTGCAGGAAACGCCCAAGTTATCAGCCAAATAAGGTACAATCAAAATATTTTACTCAAGAGCGATAAAAAATCAGTTGAAACATATTTTAAAAATATTCAACCAATTCAAAAGACCATACATGTACGTGGAGGTAAAGAGGTTGTTGTACTCATTAAAAGTGCCAGAATACATGTGTGTGCTCATAAGAAAAAAAGATTTGTCATTGCAATAAAATACATTGGAGAAAAGGACTATCGGTATCTTGCCGCTTCGGATCTGACCTGGCGATATCCTGATATCATAGACGCATTTACACTCAGATGGTTAGTAGAGGTTTTTATTCAAGACCATAAGACGAATGAAGGCTGGGGAAATTTGACCAAACAACCTGATGAAGACGGGTCTTACAGAAGTTTGACCCTGAGTCTGTTGGTTGATCATTGTCTCCTGCTTCATCCTGACCAGGTGGCCTCGATAAATAACAAACTGCACGCAAGAACTGTTGGCAGCCTATGTGACACCGTCAAAGTTGACTGCATCTTATCCTTTGTCGAACAAATCATTCATAGTGATGACCCAGAATCCCATTTCAAGCAGATCTCGGTATTTTTAAAAGAGCATTTTGTAAAGGCAAACGATTCTCAAAAGCACATGAATCTAAATTCTTGGGGGAATTATCAATCCGCCCCATCATTAAAATACAAAGCATTCTGTTAACATGGGGATAATAACTGCCAGCGAGGTCTCATGTCAATTTTTAAAAACTGGATCATCGAGTGTAAGGGAGCCTGTGAAATTTTGATTTTTAAGTTCGGTGATGACAAAATCAAGAATTTTATGGCAATCCAGAAGCATTGAGGAGACCGTGGGCGAGCCTGAGGATTTGCCGTATCCCCGGTAGTCGACCACCAGGAAGTTGATGCCCTGACGATTAAAAATGGGGCCAAGATCATCATAGTCTGATACGACCTCGCCATTGCCGTGGAAGAAAAGAATGTTGGAAAATGACGGATCTGCCAGGTGAAAGGCCGCCCCAACTTCAATATCCTGGTCAACCGGAATAAGATATTCCTTGTCGGAAACGGCCTTTCCCGGGTAATCACGCCGTGGGTGAAACAGAAATTGAAGCACCTGGGGTTGATCCAGGGCCGCATATGGATTGGTCTGACTTTTTTTCATTGGATTCTCCTTTTTTGTCTCTTTTGGCGGGTATGGCTCTCAACTTTCTTCAAACCTGCCCAATTTTCTGTTTTTGATTACCTTTTCCCCCATGAATATTTTTCCGTTCATGGCGATATAAACACCGGGGCAAGCCTTTTGAACAGCGCCCAAGGCACAGCCGATATTAAAAATCGCGTCCGTGGCACTGAACATGGCAGGAAGAAGCGCGCCTGTGAGTACAACGATTTTATCCTTTGCGCCGCCATGAGCGATGATGTGTCTGGCTGTTTCCGGCATGGTATCTGTTCCGTGGGTGATAATAATCATCCTGCAGGGGTCAGCCGCAACCGTTTTGGCGATAAGTCCCCTGTCCTCATCTGTTAAATCGAGGCTGTCTTTACGCATAAGTGACGTAATGGTGTAAGGGACTTGCAGATTGAATTGGTTAAGCACCTCCATGGCGTTGGGAGGCCCCACTTCATATTCACTTTTTGCATCAAAATAAATTTTATCAATGGTTCCGCCGGTGGTAATGATTGAAATTGTGTCCATGTGTGTCCCTTTATGATTTGGTTCCGGAGAAGCCCCTTTAAGTCTTACCTGTTTTGTATAACTCGATGATCCAGTTTTTTTGAGGGAAGAACAGGTAATCAGTATTGAAAAATGCAAAGGCTGGTCAAGTCGATGCTATAATACCAATTTTCCAAACTGATATCTCACTCATCGGTTGGCCAGCCTTCAATGAGCAGAGTAAAATAAATGTTATTTGAATACAATAGTTCAATTGCAGTATAACACCTCATTTATGAAAATAAGGAATGAGGCGGATGTGTTAATAAATAAGCTGTTGCCGTTTGTTGAAAAGTATACTGATTCACTGAATACTGAATTAACACAGTCATCCCCAGGAATGACCTTAAGCAAATCACAAAAATTCTGGCTGGGTTTCTGCATCACTGGAATCATCTTGACCAGCAGCATCAATTGGGCTGCTTTTTCACGTATCAGTGTGGGATTGTATAAAACTACAGCTCTTTCCTGGATGTTTCGCCATTCTAAAATTGCTTGGGAGCATCTGTTTCATCTCAGCCTTAAAATTATTTTCAAAGTATATGGCATTACCAAAGGTGTTGTCAGTATTGATGATTCCGATAAAAAGCGTAGTAAATGCACAACAAAAATTTTTGGAGTCCACAAAATAAAAGACAAATCAACGGGTGGTTTTTGCATGGGGCAAGGCTTAGTATTTTTGGTGTTGATAACACCAAAACTCAGCTTTCCAATTGGCTACGCCTTTCATATTCCTGATCCAAAAATCAGCGAATGGACCAAGGAGGATAAAAGATTAAAAAAGGCTGGCGTACCAAAATCAGAACGCCCAAAAAAACCGGTGCGCTCAGAAGAATATCCTACCATTCCAATGATTGCCAAGGCTCTTTTAAAAATATTTGTAGAGAAACACCCGGAAATAAAAATAGAAGCGATTGTTGCAGATGCCTTATATGGGAATGCTGAGTTCATGGATGAAGCGTCTAAAATTGCAGGAAACGCCCAAGTTATCAGCCAAATAAGGTACAATCAAAATATTTTACTCAAGAGCGATAAAAAATCAGTTGAAACATATTTTAAAAATATTCAACCAATTCAAAAGACCATACATGTACGTGGAGGTAAAGAGGTTGTTGTACTCATTAAAAGTGCCAGAATACATGTGTGTGCTCATAAGAAAAAAAGATTTGTCATTGCAATAAAATACATTGGAGAAAAGGACTATCGGTATCTTGCCGCTTCGGATCTGACCTGGCGATATCCTGATATCATAGACGCATTTACACTCAGATGGTTAGTAGAGGTTTTTATTCAAGACCATAAGACGAATGAAGGCTGGGGAAATTTGACCAAACAACCTGATGAAGACGGGTCTTACAGAAGTTTGACCCTGAGTCTGTTGGTTGATCATTGTCTCCTGCTTCATCCTGACCAGGTGGCCTCGATAAATAACAAACTGCACGCAAGAACTGTTGGCAGCCTATGTGACACCGTCAAAGTTGACTGCATCTTATCCTTTGTCGAACAAATCATTCATAGTGATGACCCAGAATCCCATTTCAAGCAGATCTCGGTATTTTTAAAAGAGCATTTTGTAAAGGCAAACGATTCTCAAAAGCACATGAATCTAAATTCTTGGGGGAATTATCAATCCGCCCCATCATTAAAATACAAAGCATTCTGTTAGCATGGGGATAATAACTGCCAGCGAGGTCTCATGTCAATTTTTAAAAACTGGATCATCGAGTATAAATATTTCGATATAAAATCAATCTTGGTATCTTACCCCTTTGCAAAGGGTGCTACTTATTTTTTTCAAGTCCCTTAAAAAAGGGTGATAAATATGATAAACACCGAATCTGAAAAATAACAGATTGGAAAAATAGCCCAATGACACCAGCCATTAACACAGCCCAAAAAGCAAAAATCGATTTTAAGATCCATGAATACAACCACGACCCCAGGGCAGAGTCTTATGGGCAAGAGGCGGCTGAAAAACTTGGGGTCAGCCCTGACCAGCTTTTTAAAACCCTTGTCGTGTCAATGAACAGCAAAGAACTCAGTGTTGCCATCCTGCCTGTGTCCTGCCAATTGAATTTAAAATTGTTTGCCAGGGCCATGGGTGCAAAAAAAGCTGCCATGGCGGATAAAAAGCTGGTGGAAAAGACAACTGGCTATATCCTGGGCGGTGTTAGTCCCATCGGGCAAAAGAAAAAACTGTCAACAGTGGTTCATGACACTGCAAAGAATTTTAAGACGATTTTTGTCAGTGCCGGAAAACGAGGGCTTGACATTGAACTGGCACCGGACGATCTGGTTAAACTGGTCAACGGAAAATTTGAATGCATTTGCGAATAATATGGCACACCAAAAAAAACTATTATTCATGGATCAGGGATGTTAAAGAAACCGCTCAGGTTGAAATACAATAACAAAATAACAGCCATGGGCTGATCTGGTCTAACAACACCCAGACTCAATCCACAACGAAACATGGAAGTAATTTAATATGTTATTTTGATTTTTATATAAAATGTTAAGGTTTTTGTAATGGCCGCGTCCGCCGTCGCTGCCCGTAAGAATAGGGAAAGGATGAACAGCGTTACACCGATTGATTGTCTGATTGATAATCTGATAAAAAAAAATGCCGCATTTGCCTGCTGGTTCCAACCGTCCAGTGACAGCCCACAACTGATTGCAGGGTCGCAGGATGATATTCTATTCCCGGAAAGTATACAGCAGTTAAGCCGGGTCCGCGGGTTTGTGTTTGCCCCGTTTAAAATATCGAATCATGCCCCTGTCATTGCTTTGCAGCCGGCCATACATCTTAAAGGTTACGATCAAATCCAGGCGTTTGACCCAGGAATTTTGACGTCGGCTCCTTTTCGTCAGAAAGCAAAAGCTCCCTGCATTTCAACAAATTTTCAGGATTACCTGGTGTGTGTCAACCATGCCATTGAACAAATCCACGCCGCACAATTTTCCAAGGTCATTGTCTCCCGGCGCATTTGCAAAGAGAAAAAGAATGAATCCATGGGCCGGTTGTTTCTTGGGATGCATGATGTAAACCCGGGCGTGTTTGTCTTTGTGGTAAACCTGCCCAAGGCCGGGCTTTGGATGGGGGCTACCCCTGAACTGTTGTTTCGCTCCGATGGGCGACATGCCCAGACCGTGTCCCTGGCCGCCACCCAGTCCCGGCGCCCCGATGGTCGATACTGCTGGTTTACCAAGGAGATCGAAGAGCAGGCCTTTGTCTCCAGGTACACGCTGGATGTGCTTCACCGGTTTGGTTTTTCGTCCTATCAGACAAAGGGGCCCCAGGACCTTGAAACAGCTACTGTGGCCCATTTGAAAACCTCTTTCTTTTTTTCCGGGGAACAAATCCAGGATCGGCTAGGCGAATTTGTTGAACAGCTTTGCCCGACGCCTGCGGTTTGCGGTTTGCCCAAGGTCGAGGCAGATCAGTTTATCCAGGCCTTTGAACCCCACGACCGACGCTATTATACCGGGTTTCTGGGGCCCTGGCGCCTTGAGCAAAACGGCACCGACGTTTATGTGAACCTGCGCAGCATGGAAATTGAAGATTCCCAGTATGTCCTCTACACCGGCGGGGGAATCACGGCCCGGTCCGACCCGGAACAGGAGTGGGAAGAGACCACGCAAAAGTCCAGAACGCTTTTAAACGCCATAGAGGCATTGCAGGAACAGGCATGATGATTTCAACAAAGCGCCATGTGCAGCAGCTGGCCGCTCTATTACGGAGTAAAAATATTTCAGATGTTGTGCTGTGTCCCGGATCCAGGAATGGTCCCTTAATTCATACTCTGGCAGGTTGCAAAGCGTTTGACTGCCGGGTGGTTGTGGATGAGCGCAGTGCCGGTTATTTTGCCCTGGGGGTAGCCCAGGCAAAGAAAAAACCGGTTGCTATTGTGTGCAGTTCCGGTACGGCTGCTGTTAATTTTGCCCCGGCTGTGGCCGAGGCCTTTTACCAGAATATCCCCTTGATCGTGGTGACTGCGGACCGGCCCGCTTACTGGATTGATCAGCTGGAAAACCAGTGCATCCATCAAACGGCGCTGTATCGAAATTTTATCAAACAATCGTGTTCACTGCCCTTGGCGGAGTCGGACAGTCAGTTGTGGTACGGTGCGCGTTTGATTAACGATATACTGAATACAGCCGTGTCTGATGCGCCGGGACCTGTGCATATCAACATTCCCCTTGAAGAGCCTTTGCACCAGACCGTGGAGGCACAACTGCCTGATGTTAAAGTGATTGAGGCGGATGATACACGGACAAATCCTGACGAAAAAGCCTTGACCGGGGTGGTCGAAGAGATCTCCCGGGCAGATAAAATACTTGTACTGGCAGGCCAGTCCTCCGGCAACGCAGACCTTAGCCGTGCACTGACCCTGTTTGCGCAAAAAACCGGTGCCGTGGTTGCCGCCGAGCACCTGGCCAATTTGCAGATACCTTCTGAGTGCTGCTGTGTCCGTCCGGAATTGGTGCTTGGGTCCATATCCCCTGGTGATGCAGCTGTCTTTCAGCCTGACCTGCTGATTACCTTTGGCAGGCACTTTGTGTCCAAACGTATCCGGCAATTTTTAAGAGATTACAAACCGGATAAACATATTCATGTGGATGCCGGCGGCCGGCATGTGGACACCTACCAGGCATTGACTCGTGTTTGTGCCATGTCCCCGGAACGGTTTTTTAAGCAGTTGGCCGGGATTCAGATCCAAAAGTCATCCGGTGAGTATGCCGGGGCTTGGAAAGACCGGGAACAAGAGGCCTTGCAAATTTATAAACAATATCTGACCCTGGCCCCTTTTAGTGATTTTACGGTATGTGCCGGTGCATTAAAGGCCGTGCCGGAAGATTCAGTCATTCACCTTGGTAACAGCTCCACCGTAAGATATGCTGTGTTAAATCCCGGCATCAAAGGTGTTACCTGGCTTGGTAACCGAGGGACCAGCGGTATTGACGGTTCTATTTCCACAGCAGTGGGGTATGCCTCATGCAACTCCGGGATAAATACGATTATACTGGGAGATCTCTCTTTTTTCTACGATTCCAATGGATTGTGGAATAAATACCTGGGGAAAAATTTAAGGATTGTTCTACTCAATAACGGCGGTGGTAATATTTTCAGTTTTGTGGAAGACCTTGCCGGCCGCACCGGGGAGGACAATCAAGCGGTGTTTAAAAATTATTTTTTTGCGGGTCACAGGACAAAAGCCAAGGGCCTTGCATCAGCCTTCGGCCTTGACTATTTGCAGGCTGACTCAGGTTCCCCGTTGGACAAGGCCCTTGAACAACTTTATAATCCTGATCGGACTGCCCCTACCCTTCTAGAGGTGTTTACGGATGCCCAAACCAACACAAAGGTATTTAAGGGAGTGTTTAAAAAAATTAAAAAAGTACTGATCAATAGTGCTTGAATCAAAACCTGTGTTTGGACCGAAAGTTGCCCAGATGCAAGGCGCAGGAAAATTTGCAACCGGAGCATACCACTGTATGTGAGGATTGCACATTTTTTTGCAACGCCGCAGGTGGGTGACTTTTGCTTCAAACACTATATAGGGAGAGTGAGACATGACAGAAGAACGCCAGTGGGAAACCATCAAAGAGTTTGAAGATATCTTTTTTGAATATTATGAGGGCATCGGCAAGATCACCATTAACCGTGAACGCTACCGCAATGCCTTCCGTCCCACCACCGTCCATGAGATCAGCGAATCCTTGCGCATCTGCCGGGAGGATAAGCGTATCAATGTGATTGTCCTGACCGGGGCAGGGGATACGGCTTTTTGCGCCGGCGGCGACCAGAATGTCAAAGGGGAGGGGGGGTACATTGACAAGGACGGCACACCACGGCTGAATATCCTGGAAGTTCAGAAACAGATTCGGTCTATGCCCAAACCCGTGATTGCCATGGTCAACGGTTTTGCCATTGGCGGCGGCCATGTGCTGCATGTGGTGTGCGATATCACCATAGCCAGTGAAAACGCGATCTTTGGTCAGACCGGGCCCAAGGTGGGCAGTTTTGATGCAGGATTAGGCTCCTCCTATCTGGCCAGCACTATCGGGCAGAAAAAGGCCCGGGAGATCTGGTTCATGTGTCGTCAATATACGGCGGCCGAGGCCCTGGAGATGGGTTTGGTCAATACGGTTGTGCCCCTGGATCAGCTTGAGGATGAGACCGTGGCCTGGGCCATGAAAATGCAGGAACACAGTCCCTTGGCCCTTCGTATGATCAAACTGGGGCTCAATGCCGAGCTTGACGGCCAGTTGGGACTCCAGGAGTTTGCCGGTAACGCCACGCTGTTGTATTACCTGACCCAGGAGGCCCAGGAAGGCAAAAACGCATTTCTTGAAAAGCGGAAACCGGATTTTAGTCAATTTCCAAAGTTCCCTTAAGGAATGAGTCCCGAAATAACTTAGCTTGGGAGCGCGGGCGTCTCGCCTGCATCTTTACAATACTTGCGGACATGCCGGCGAGACGCCCGCGCTCCCGGATATAGCAAAATAAGCAAGTTATTTAAGACCCGTTCCTAACCTATTTTGAATAGGCTCAATAAATAATGAAAGCACGTGTACTTGAACATAAATTACAGTTTAAACGACCGGCAGGGACATCCCGGGGGGTGCTGAACCACCGCCGGGTCTGGTACCTTATTCTGGAAAAAGAGGGCAGGGTTGGGGTGGGGGAATGCGCACCCTTACCGGGGTTGAGCGCTGAGACCATTCCTGAGGTGGAACAGGCCTTTGCAGCACTTACCGCAGATCCGGATGGTTTTTGTGCCCAGGCGGCTCAGCAGAGTATACCCTCTTCGGTACGGTTTGCCGTGGAAACCGCCCTCAGGGATCTGGAACAGACCGGCACGCAGCTTCTGTTTCCTTCCAGCTTCACCCGGGGGGACAAAGGCATCCCCATCAACGGACTGATCTGGATGGGGGCACCCTCGTTCATGAAAGAACAGGTTCGGCAGAAACTGGATTTGGGGTGGCGGTGCATCAAGCTTAAAATCGGGGCGCTTCAGTTTGAAGAAGAACTTGCCATCCTTAAAAGCATCCGGGCGGAATACAGTGCCGATGACATTATTTTACGGGTGGATGCCAATGGCGGTTTCTCCCCGGATAAGGTTCTGGACCGGATGGGGCAGCTGGCAGAACTGGATCTGCATTCCATTGAGCAGCCCATCGCCAAAGGCCAGTGGCCGCAAATGGCCCAAGTGTGCAAACAGTCACCCCTGGACATTGCCTTTGACGAGGAACTCATCGGGATTACAGCACGTGAAGACAAAATTCGTCTCCTGGACACCCTTGCCCCCCATTATCTGGTGCTGAAACCCAGTTTGCACGGCGGGATGAAAGGGTGTGACGAATGGATTGAACTGGCTGATGAAAGGGGGATCGGCTGGTGGGTTACTTCTTATCTTGAATCCAACCTGGGTTTAAGTGCCATTGCCCAGTGGGTCTTTTTAAAGCAGCCCCATATGCACCAGGGCCTTGGTACGGGGCAGTTATTTACCAATAATATGGCCTCCCCCCTGCAAATCCGTGGGGAAAAACTCTTTTTTGATCCGGGTAAACGGTTTATCTTTCCGGGGATTTTCTAAGGCCGTGAATATCTTTCCGGATACCCTATGCCTCAATGGTACCGTGCACCGGGTGAAAAGGCTTCTGCAAGCGGGGCGTCCGGCCTGCTCCCCAGGCATTGAATCCGATGTCATTGATTTTCTGGCCCAATGGTATGGGCCGCAAAACACCATCACCGTCCACACCTCGGGCAGCACAGGTCCGCCCAAAACCATTTTTCTGACGAAAAAGTTTGTGGTCCAAAGCGCCATGCGCACCCTTGATTTTTTTGAACTGAAATCCGGGCAGCGCATCCTGCTGTGCCTGCCCTTAAGGTATATCGCAGGAAAACTTATGGTGGTCAGGGCACTTTTGGGCAGGCTTGATCTGTGCACCGCAGACCCAACCGATGATTTTGCGTTCCTGGCCCGGTGCCGGGATAATTCCTTCCGCTTCGCTGCCATGGTGCTCAACCAGGTGACAAAATTG encodes the following:
- the menD gene encoding 2-succinyl-5-enolpyruvyl-6-hydroxy-3-cyclohexene-1-carboxylic-acid synthase; the protein is MMISTKRHVQQLAALLRSKNISDVVLCPGSRNGPLIHTLAGCKAFDCRVVVDERSAGYFALGVAQAKKKPVAIVCSSGTAAVNFAPAVAEAFYQNIPLIVVTADRPAYWIDQLENQCIHQTALYRNFIKQSCSLPLAESDSQLWYGARLINDILNTAVSDAPGPVHINIPLEEPLHQTVEAQLPDVKVIEADDTRTNPDEKALTGVVEEISRADKILVLAGQSSGNADLSRALTLFAQKTGAVVAAEHLANLQIPSECCCVRPELVLGSISPGDAAVFQPDLLITFGRHFVSKRIRQFLRDYKPDKHIHVDAGGRHVDTYQALTRVCAMSPERFFKQLAGIQIQKSSGEYAGAWKDREQEALQIYKQYLTLAPFSDFTVCAGALKAVPEDSVIHLGNSSTVRYAVLNPGIKGVTWLGNRGTSGIDGSISTAVGYASCNSGINTIILGDLSFFYDSNGLWNKYLGKNLRIVLLNNGGGNIFSFVEDLAGRTGEDNQAVFKNYFFAGHRTKAKGLASAFGLDYLQADSGSPLDKALEQLYNPDRTAPTLLEVFTDAQTNTKVFKGVFKKIKKVLINSA
- the menB gene encoding 1,4-dihydroxy-2-naphthoyl-CoA synthase, which gives rise to MTEERQWETIKEFEDIFFEYYEGIGKITINRERYRNAFRPTTVHEISESLRICREDKRINVIVLTGAGDTAFCAGGDQNVKGEGGYIDKDGTPRLNILEVQKQIRSMPKPVIAMVNGFAIGGGHVLHVVCDITIASENAIFGQTGPKVGSFDAGLGSSYLASTIGQKKAREIWFMCRQYTAAEALEMGLVNTVVPLDQLEDETVAWAMKMQEHSPLALRMIKLGLNAELDGQLGLQEFAGNATLLYYLTQEAQEGKNAFLEKRKPDFSQFPKFP
- a CDS encoding o-succinylbenzoate synthase; amino-acid sequence: MKARVLEHKLQFKRPAGTSRGVLNHRRVWYLILEKEGRVGVGECAPLPGLSAETIPEVEQAFAALTADPDGFCAQAAQQSIPSSVRFAVETALRDLEQTGTQLLFPSSFTRGDKGIPINGLIWMGAPSFMKEQVRQKLDLGWRCIKLKIGALQFEEELAILKSIRAEYSADDIILRVDANGGFSPDKVLDRMGQLAELDLHSIEQPIAKGQWPQMAQVCKQSPLDIAFDEELIGITAREDKIRLLDTLAPHYLVLKPSLHGGMKGCDEWIELADERGIGWWVTSYLESNLGLSAIAQWVFLKQPHMHQGLGTGQLFTNNMASPLQIRGEKLFFDPGKRFIFPGIF